Proteins encoded in a region of the Bufo gargarizans isolate SCDJY-AF-19 unplaced genomic scaffold, ASM1485885v1 original_scaffold_2153_pilon, whole genome shotgun sequence genome:
- the LOC122924037 gene encoding stromal cell-derived factor 2-like, whose amino-acid sequence MMKAQDGAGSFLLFVTPLLFPYGFASELSVVTCGSVVKLLNTKHNVRLHSHDVRYGSGSGQQSVTGVTAADDGNSYWRIRGKTSTVCERGTLVKCGHSIRLTHVNTGRNLHSHHFTSPLSGNQEVSAFGDDGEGDILDDWTVLCNGEFWQRNEEVRFKHASTNVLLSVTGEQYGRPINGQREVHGMTYAGPHNYWKVMEGIFMKPSEPPRTDFTHSEL is encoded by the exons ATGATGAAGGCACAGGACGGAGCGGGCTCTTTCCTGCTCTTTGTCACGCCCTTGCTGTTTCCCTATGGCTTCGCCTCCGAGCTGTCTGTGGTGACGTGCGGCTCCGTGGTGAAGCTCCTGAACACCAAGCACAACGTCCGCCTGCACTCCCATGACGTCAGATACGGATCAG GCAGTGGGCAGCAGTCTGTGACTGGAGTTACGGCCGCAGACGATGGTAACAGTTACTGGCGAATCCGTGGGAAGACGTCGACTGTTTGTGAAAGAGGAACATTAGTAAAATGTGGACACTCCATCCGTCTAACACATGTCAATACAGGAAGAAATCTACACAGCCATCACTTCACATCTCCATTATCAGGAAACCAG GAGGTCAGTGCATTTGGAGACGATGGAGAAGGAGATATCTTAGATGACTGGACTGTACTCTGCAATGGGGAATTCTGGCAGCGCAATGAAGAAGTGAGGTTCAAGCACGCATCTACAAACGTACTGCTGTCTGTCACAGGAGAACAATATGGGCGTCCTATAAATGGACAGAGAGAAGTGCATGGCATGACCTACgcaggtccacataactactggAAAGTGATGGAAGGTATCTTCATGAAACCTAGTGAACCTCCACGGACGGACTTCACTCACTCCGAGTTATGA